In Nitrospirota bacterium, a single genomic region encodes these proteins:
- a CDS encoding HigA family addiction module antidote protein, whose translation MKKRDFPPIHPGEILVEEFLGPLGVSQYRLAKDIGVTPRRINEIVHGRRAITADTALRLGQFFGMEAQFWMNLQSRYDMEVTRDQMQDKIKKDVRPFSHAA comes from the coding sequence ATGAAAAAACGTGATTTCCCACCGATTCATCCCGGAGAAATTCTGGTTGAGGAGTTTTTGGGTCCTTTAGGAGTCAGCCAGTACAGACTTGCCAAGGATATCGGCGTTACGCCGCGACGGATTAATGAGATCGTGCATGGCCGCCGCGCCATTACGGCTGACACAGCGCTGCGTCTTGGTCAGTTCTTTGGCATGGAAGCCCAGTTTTGGATGAACCTGCAGTCCCGCTATGATATGGAAGTCACCCGCGACCAAATGCAGGATAAGATCAAGAAGGACGTTCGTCCATTTTCGCATGCGGCATGA
- a CDS encoding type II toxin-antitoxin system VapB family antitoxin, with the protein MRTTIDLPQRLVEEAMKVSHQRTKTAVIVTALEDFVRKNRIQGLKKFRGRVNLDIDLDKLRKRP; encoded by the coding sequence GTGAGAACAACAATAGATCTGCCGCAACGGCTTGTTGAGGAAGCAATGAAAGTGTCACACCAGAGAACCAAAACGGCTGTGATTGTGACAGCACTTGAAGATTTTGTCAGGAAGAACAGAATACAAGGATTGAAGAAGTTCAGAGGACGGGTTAATCTGGATATTGACCTCGATAAACTGCGAAAACGTCCATGA
- a CDS encoding type II toxin-antitoxin system RelE/ParE family toxin — translation MIKSFKSREAEKLFQGHFSSKLPQAIQRAAAIKLEVINAATVLETLRIPPSNYLEEFKGARKGQHSIRINKQWRICFIWKGSDAFDVEIVDYH, via the coding sequence ATGATCAAATCATTCAAGAGCAGAGAGGCGGAAAAATTGTTTCAGGGCCACTTCTCCTCGAAATTGCCGCAGGCAATTCAACGCGCCGCTGCAATTAAACTTGAAGTGATTAATGCTGCAACTGTCCTCGAAACACTGCGAATCCCGCCTTCCAATTATCTGGAGGAGTTTAAGGGAGCCAGAAAGGGGCAGCACAGCATTCGTATCAATAAGCAGTGGAGAATTTGCTTTATATGGAAAGGCAGCGATGCCTTTGATGTTGAAATCGTCGATTATCATTAG
- a CDS encoding type II toxin-antitoxin system RelE/ParE family toxin, translating to MARKIVWSFEATADLGTIADYIAKDSAFYAASFVQEVREASRSLNVFSERGRIVPELSNQNIRELFIKEYRLVYSIEEMRVVIIGLIHGRRDLKALWEEEQREN from the coding sequence ATGGCTCGGAAAATAGTTTGGTCGTTTGAAGCGACAGCTGACCTTGGCACAATTGCCGATTATATTGCGAAAGATTCCGCTTTTTATGCAGCTTCCTTTGTTCAGGAAGTTCGTGAAGCGAGCCGCTCCCTTAATGTCTTTTCTGAAAGAGGTCGCATAGTTCCCGAACTTTCCAATCAGAATATTCGTGAACTGTTTATAAAAGAATATCGTCTTGTCTATAGCATAGAAGAAATGCGTGTCGTTATCATAGGTCTGATTCATGGGAGAAGAGATCTGAAAGCATTATGGGAAGAGGAACAAAGAGAAAATTAG
- a CDS encoding AIPR family protein: protein MANLSSFSMIHQKVKKIQNDYDLESPGVAFAWVVLGSIYQIGPDEIENVITDGGNDGGIDAIFVEGQTVHAFNFKYTESFDNSKKNFPESEFDKVVNTFVRIFDKNLAETEVNDLLWTKVEEIWSLFDNGPVNFKLYFCTNKEKPLAAASDKFEKSLEKYRSFEFHYFDQETISSKIIEKKFNKVTGDITFIDKQYFARTDGTLKGIVATVSANDIIELLKDPQNPAKVNEDVFNENIRLYKKNHRINHNIIATALSEENYEFWYLNNGITIVCDECIYQPTRSPKAKLLNFQIVNGGQTSHSLFEAYLMDPTKVDTIDLLVRICEIRTNQTISSKIGETTNSQIPVKSRDLHSNDSIQKKLEEEFRALGYFYERKINYYADEPKERRLDNELLGQLSLAYNYGLPSKAKGEKYIVFGEKYEEIFDEYSTTAGKLLIPFQLYSKIDVKKRVVQKKRRSKEPISLEEYCFSIAPFHILYAAKLKLDSENVDLDNESAVMKLIDFGAHIIHEVINDQMKENRLSIYNLEKFLKDSRSDNKILEKVKSTT from the coding sequence ATGGCTAACTTAAGTTCTTTTAGTATGATTCATCAGAAAGTTAAAAAAATTCAAAACGACTATGACCTTGAATCTCCTGGCGTGGCCTTTGCTTGGGTAGTTCTCGGTTCAATTTATCAGATTGGTCCTGATGAAATCGAAAACGTAATTACGGATGGCGGTAACGATGGGGGCATTGACGCTATATTCGTCGAAGGACAGACTGTTCATGCGTTTAATTTTAAATATACCGAGAGTTTTGACAACTCCAAAAAGAATTTTCCAGAAAGCGAATTCGACAAAGTAGTTAACACTTTTGTTCGTATTTTTGACAAAAATCTGGCCGAAACAGAAGTCAACGATCTTTTGTGGACGAAGGTTGAGGAAATTTGGTCACTCTTCGATAATGGACCAGTAAATTTTAAGTTGTATTTTTGTACTAACAAGGAAAAACCCCTTGCTGCTGCCTCTGACAAATTTGAAAAAAGTCTTGAAAAATACCGTTCTTTTGAATTTCATTATTTCGACCAAGAAACAATTTCCAGCAAAATTATAGAAAAGAAATTTAATAAGGTAACAGGCGATATTACGTTTATTGATAAGCAATATTTCGCGAGAACTGATGGTACGCTTAAAGGCATTGTTGCAACCGTTTCAGCGAATGACATAATTGAATTATTAAAAGATCCTCAAAATCCAGCGAAGGTAAATGAGGATGTCTTTAATGAAAATATCCGCCTTTACAAAAAAAATCACAGAATCAATCATAATATTATTGCAACTGCTCTTTCTGAAGAAAATTACGAGTTTTGGTATCTTAACAATGGTATTACGATCGTTTGCGATGAATGTATCTATCAACCAACTCGATCTCCTAAAGCGAAGCTTCTCAATTTTCAGATTGTAAACGGAGGCCAAACATCGCATTCACTCTTTGAAGCTTACTTAATGGATCCAACTAAAGTGGATACGATCGACCTATTGGTGAGGATTTGTGAGATCAGAACAAATCAAACAATTTCCAGTAAAATCGGAGAGACAACAAACTCTCAAATCCCGGTGAAAAGCAGAGATCTTCACTCAAATGACTCAATTCAAAAGAAACTTGAGGAAGAGTTTAGGGCATTGGGGTACTTTTATGAGCGAAAGATCAATTACTATGCGGACGAACCCAAAGAAAGAAGACTTGATAATGAGCTCTTGGGACAACTATCTCTTGCATATAATTATGGATTGCCATCCAAGGCAAAGGGAGAAAAATACATCGTCTTTGGGGAGAAATACGAGGAAATCTTCGATGAATATTCTACTACTGCCGGCAAACTTCTAATTCCTTTTCAGTTGTATTCCAAGATTGATGTGAAAAAGAGGGTGGTTCAAAAAAAGCGGAGAAGTAAGGAGCCAATAAGCCTTGAAGAATACTGCTTTTCAATCGCGCCATTTCATATTCTATATGCCGCTAAATTGAAGTTAGACAGCGAGAATGTTGATTTGGATAATGAGAGTGCGGTAATGAAGTTAATTGACTTCGGCGCGCATATTATTCATGAGGTAATTAATGATCAAATGAAGGAAAACCGGCTTTCAATTTATAATCTTGAAAAATTTCTCAAGGATTCAAGGAGCGACAATAAGATTCTTGAAAAAGTAAAAAGCACTACATGA
- a CDS encoding cytochrome c biogenesis protein CcdA: MEISIANILLSAGAGLASVLSPCVLPVIPVIAVGSAEKKDWLRPLLVVLGLSITFMSMGAVSSLFGALLVGRTRFIEQIGGAVILVMGLMVFFNVSIFKRMYRLSNIQVKSEGRFSGLVLGMALGIVWVPCIGPMLSSILTMVGTSGELAKGVILLGFYSLGLAIPLLTIAYSSHILQRRLTALARHEAVVRYITGTVLIAFGLYILVIGNFAF, from the coding sequence ATGGAGATCAGCATCGCCAATATCCTGCTTTCAGCGGGAGCCGGCCTTGCCAGCGTACTCTCCCCCTGCGTGCTGCCGGTGATCCCGGTCATTGCGGTCGGCAGCGCTGAAAAGAAGGATTGGCTGCGGCCACTCCTCGTGGTCTTAGGGCTCTCGATAACTTTCATGAGCATGGGCGCTGTTTCGTCTCTATTCGGTGCGCTGCTGGTCGGCCGTACCCGGTTCATTGAACAGATAGGAGGAGCGGTCATACTCGTCATGGGCCTGATGGTCTTTTTCAATGTCAGCATCTTCAAGCGAATGTACCGTCTTTCCAATATTCAGGTAAAGTCTGAGGGCAGGTTCAGCGGGCTGGTTCTCGGTATGGCGTTAGGCATCGTCTGGGTGCCCTGTATCGGACCGATGCTTTCGAGCATTCTTACGATGGTCGGCACCAGCGGCGAACTGGCAAAAGGAGTCATTCTCCTCGGGTTTTATTCCCTGGGTCTGGCAATACCACTGCTGACCATAGCCTATTCATCGCATATTCTGCAGCGCAGGCTTACCGCTCTTGCGAGGCATGAAGCTGTTGTGCGGTATATAACAGGCACCGTGCTCATTGCCTTTGGCCTGTACATCCTCGTCATCGGCAATTTTGCCTTTTAA
- a CDS encoding type II toxin-antitoxin system HicB family antitoxin: MKTKLKMIYWKSEKFWVGKLLNHPEIMTQGETLEELEENMKEAYTLMTMDDVPPKHKIKELVLSV, translated from the coding sequence ATGAAAACGAAATTGAAAATGATTTATTGGAAAAGCGAGAAATTCTGGGTAGGGAAATTGCTCAACCACCCTGAAATAATGACTCAAGGCGAGACATTAGAAGAACTTGAGGAAAACATGAAAGAGGCTTACACGCTTATGACTATGGACGATGTTCCACCGAAACATAAGATTAAAGAACTCGTCCTGTCAGTTTGA
- a CDS encoding PIN domain-containing protein produces MSVLVDSSVWIEYFRNAGQSDVLEMLIEENLVVTNELILAELIPALRLRKLRELITLLREIKRQPMNIDWDDIVRMQTLCLQHGNNGVGIPDLIIAQNAIQGGLRLLSNDRHFRVISKFLSLDMYR; encoded by the coding sequence ATGAGTGTTCTTGTTGACTCATCTGTCTGGATAGAATACTTTCGGAATGCGGGACAATCGGATGTACTGGAGATGCTTATTGAAGAAAACCTCGTGGTCACAAATGAATTGATTCTGGCGGAACTTATTCCAGCTCTTCGATTGCGGAAATTAAGAGAACTTATCACCCTCCTCCGGGAGATCAAGCGGCAGCCTATGAATATTGACTGGGATGATATCGTCAGAATGCAGACGTTATGCCTGCAGCATGGAAATAATGGGGTTGGCATTCCGGATCTGATCATTGCGCAAAACGCAATTCAAGGGGGCTTACGGTTATTGTCAAATGACAGGCACTTTCGTGTAATTTCAAAGTTCCTGTCCCTCGACATGTATCGTTAA
- a CDS encoding type II toxin-antitoxin system HicA family toxin, with the protein MKRKELIKRITSSGCVLLRHGQRHDLYLNPKTGKKQPIPRHNEIDENLSRHIIKELS; encoded by the coding sequence TTGAAAAGAAAAGAGTTAATCAAAAGAATCACCTCCTCCGGCTGTGTGTTGCTGAGGCATGGTCAACGGCACGATCTCTACCTCAATCCTAAAACCGGCAAGAAACAGCCAATTCCCCGTCATAACGAAATAGACGAAAACCTTTCACGGCACATAATCAAAGAATTGTCATAA
- a CDS encoding biphenyl 2,3-dioxygenase, with amino-acid sequence MKTAHLILTLVVIVGLFGSGTALAAGDLTAQTPVEIKVQMGDKANALRFFPDKIEMETGKLYKLVLSNPSTMAHYFSSEALSRAVFTRKVQVLGADGKAIAEVKGAISEIEVHPGGTAEWWFVPVKTATVNDLKCTIKDHSEGGMVGTIVIR; translated from the coding sequence ATGAAGACAGCACATCTCATTTTGACGCTTGTGGTAATCGTTGGCCTGTTCGGTTCCGGCACGGCGCTCGCCGCAGGCGACCTGACGGCACAGACTCCGGTCGAGATAAAGGTCCAGATGGGGGACAAGGCGAATGCCCTGCGCTTTTTCCCGGACAAGATCGAGATGGAAACAGGAAAGCTCTACAAGCTCGTTCTGAGCAATCCCAGCACCATGGCGCACTACTTCAGTTCGGAGGCGTTGTCGCGTGCAGTGTTTACGAGGAAAGTCCAGGTCCTGGGCGCAGACGGAAAGGCTATCGCCGAGGTGAAGGGCGCAATTTCGGAGATCGAGGTCCATCCCGGCGGCACAGCGGAATGGTGGTTCGTGCCGGTCAAAACGGCAACGGTGAACGATTTGAAATGCACGATCAAAGACCATTCCGAAGGCGGCATGGTCGGGACCATTGTTATCAGGTAG
- a CDS encoding thioredoxin family protein, with amino-acid sequence MRRRGLIVSFVGLCLTVFLIQISAAANAAPKSTPELKQLIGAGKKTVVFFQNPNGGPCRAQNEILQKLLKDRKGNFAVAYVNSMKPEDQKAFYEYGIRNLPSLVLVDGSGNISRVFPPGIQSYETLAQSLDSIK; translated from the coding sequence ATGAGGAGAAGAGGTCTTATTGTTTCTTTTGTTGGTCTTTGTCTCACTGTCTTTCTGATACAGATCAGCGCAGCGGCAAACGCTGCTCCCAAGAGCACCCCTGAACTGAAGCAGCTTATCGGAGCAGGCAAGAAGACGGTTGTTTTTTTCCAGAATCCCAATGGCGGCCCCTGCAGAGCCCAGAATGAGATCCTCCAGAAGCTCCTGAAGGACAGGAAGGGAAATTTCGCTGTTGCCTATGTGAACTCCATGAAGCCTGAGGATCAGAAGGCCTTTTACGAATACGGGATCAGGAATCTGCCGTCGCTGGTGCTTGTTGACGGAAGCGGCAATATCAGCCGCGTCTTCCCTCCGGGGATCCAGAGCTATGAGACCCTGGCACAGTCTCTCGACAGTATCAAGTGA